In the Uranotaenia lowii strain MFRU-FL chromosome 1, ASM2978415v1, whole genome shotgun sequence genome, AACTTGACCGACAATTTTGGTCATATGAGATTACGTTacaatagaaaataaaataaaccattATACTCGTAGGTCAAAGATGAAGTTCCCCCATTTCAAGTTTGTGCGGATCGACTCGATCCAGCCGCCGCGCAGTCAATGCGAATCAACAATGAAGACCGGATCGATAGTGCAAACCGTTTGCGTTTGCGTCGTCGTTCTCTCAATTGCGTCAGTGCCTGGGTGCGGCTGTTTCAGCATCAATGAGCCTGTTTCGCACGATACAACATCGGCAGAGGCGGATATTCGCACCGTGATCAGAGATAACTGCGAATGGACGTACTCGTGCTGTAGCTCATCCCGCCGGCCGTTGACAAATTGCGCCGAACTTTGCTTCGATCGGTTGAACTGCAGCGAACCTTTGACGGAATCATCATTAGCATCATCATCGGGGAACCAATTGGAGCAGCCAGAAGAGGGGGTGGGTCAGCGGGCTTCCTTCAGAGTGTTTTCGTTTGATCGGCCACAGTGGGCAAGGAAAAGTCACCAAACTCGTCCGATAGTTTGCCCCGAGGGCTACCGACCGGATCAACGCCAGCGCTGCCGTTTGGTGTTTTCGTTTGATTAACAGGTTCCAGTGGTGTAGTTTGAAAGTTAATAAACACACGACAGCACGGTAGTACAGCAGCATGTTGCTGGGAGGCTGATAAGCGGGAGGTATTTTGCCAGTGCGGCTTATCAGTCCGGCGATAAACGAACTTTGCGTTTTGATTTGTGCCGAAATTCAGTTCAATCCGTTACGTTCTAGAGTGGTTTGTTTCTTTTAAGGTGCGCCTCAGTGGAAAAAAACGTCATCATGATCAAGCCAACACTGGCCTTGATCGTTGCTGTGGTAGTGCTGGCCAAAATCGTAAGCACCTCGGCGGAGAATATTTTGTTTCTGCAAACACTCTCTTCCAAGAGTCATCACATCTGGAACAAACAGATCATCGACCGGCTGTACGACAATGGTCATAACCTCACAATTCTTTCGTTTTTCGAAGAGAAATCAATCCCGGGCAAGACGTTTCTTGTTGCAGCAGATTTTATGGGCAAAATTATGGCAGAATATTCCGATTGGGATTATACCGCGGAAGTTGACCCTTTCATCAACATCAAACAGATGTACGATTACTACAGCTTAGCGAGTCGCATCATATCCGAAGAAAACGCGTTCCTGGAGCTGCTGAAATACCCAAAAACTTTCAGGTTCGATCTGATAGTTCACGACTTTACCATGGGTCAATTTCTGCTGGGATTGGTTGAATACTTCGGCAACCCTCCGCTGGTATCTGTCACGGCATTCAACATCCCGTCTTACGCCATAACGTTGGCCGATGCACCCCTCATGACAACTTACATGCCCCATTACACAGCAGAATTCACCAATCGAATGACCTTCATTGAAAGAGTGAAAAACACCTTGTTTTGGGCCTTCGACATTTTTTACCGCAGCCAGGTTTACATGAGGGGCGAAAACAGCCTTTCCAGAAAGATTTTTGGCCAAGAAACCACCTCGCTAAATGCCATCGAAAAACGTTCGGATCTCATCCTGGTCAATTGCGACTTCAGCATGGACTACTATCAACCCCTTCCTCCAAACGTCATTCCAGTAGCCGGATTACACGTCTTCCGGAAAGAGGACATCTCACCCGTCATCAAGCAATTCATTGCTCGAGCCAACAAGGGagtgattttgctcagtttcgGAACCATTTTTGCTACCGAAATGCTCGGCGAACAAGTCAACAAAGCCATCATGGACGTATTCCGAGGGATGAGCGATTACGGATTCATCTGGAAACACGGGGACCCCGCTTCACTCGGTGTAATGCCACCAAACGTGCTGGTCCTGCCTTGGGTTCCCCAGGCCGCGGTTTTGAGCAACCAGCGTACTCGACTACTGATCAGCCATGGCGGTTTACTGAGTCTGCAGGAAGCTTCCTGGTACGGAGTGCCCGTTGTTGCCGTTCCGTTCTTCGTCGATCAGCAGTCCAATGCGGACAAGCTGGAGCGGACCGGGGTTGGTGCTAAGCTACTTCCTAAAGACATCAATGAGGAAAATCTTAGGAAGTCAATCCTAAAGGTCGTTGAAAACGAGAGGTAAGTCGTATCACTCACGCGTTAAGTATTTTAGCTTAggtagcttagcttagcttagttgactactcatatctaccttaaatcattgaacttgatgTGCTTGGACATGaccattcatttaaaacttcagataacatattttaTTAGACTTTGATCATcttacgcacttcaaattccatgatcgctttGATCGCATGatcctttgaaaatgatcaataaataATAGCGCCGGCCACATCCTAGTAGCAAATGAGAAATGAAGGAGGGGGATACTTCATAGGATCAatcaacaaccttttgtcccttAATATTCCaaagagttattttgaaaaactcagaatcaaaggtaagtcaatatcaccacaattatagaaaccgtctatacgtctgcgaatctatatttaaatatccaaagaaagggttgtgttagtaaaGGAAAGattatagatcaggatccattttggtgaatggtgcgatcaAGTTTTCATACACCTgctatgctcctagatatttcttaaggaaactcctatttctgtCTTTTAGGCTGTCATAAGAAGTATAAAGGAAAGTAAAAgatgtgtttaaattttttttaaaacatattggTTTCCTAATTCTTGTTCCTGATACACTAATGTGTTTAGAGTAAAGATACTTCTATCAAActttgaataatatttataaagcgatgtttaaaatattaaatatttgaaaatcgtTTTTAGAAACTCATCATTGCAATTAAactctttgcctcatattcAATTGAAAGATCATTATGAAATAGAAAGACAATATTGAGTACGtcgcttaaaaaaaactttttaatcacAACTCGAAACATATTTGTTCAGTGttgaaaaactaataaaatttttgtttgtttcattttcgaGGTACAGCTACATTAACCCCGACATTTCTTAAAAAGGGGGGAAAAATATCGTACCaaatattgaacactagtaaagcaattaaaccaattaaaacaataatatacaaTCGTTGTGCAACTGTAAAAGCGTCTTCTACttctgtgcaaatttttgtcgaGAATTTCGAactcttaaagccacaatcTTCGAAACTAGAATATGTGTTTAAATTTGggcttggtttttcgactgAATGAAGAAAACACCCTTGGTTTGATTGcgagaaaaaattgattaaagacaaATAAAATTCTAAGGTATGAGTGTTATGAGTGTTTTCAAATAAGTCTTTATagatgatttctggaagagtgggAACTTTTATTATCTCTCCTTAcctttattttctcaaaattttacaaattaaagtgttcaattattggatcacagaaaacaCCAATGATTTCTGCGAACGTTCAATCTTccagtactcgtttcgtaaagaaatgtaTGTAGGTACCAGTTATTGAATAAACATCGGTTTGTGtttggaaatataaacaaactgtttcttggttgctagctcaaccaaaatcgccaGTGCAAAACATACTATCAAATgaaatacccctaaatatatactttgatattcaatgtttacgtgttcaattaATTAGAACATGGCTTGTTCAATATTAGAATAATTGTGTTCAATAATTAGCGTTTAGTtagcgaacggtagacaatgtgcaactcgagaccccatacacccaaccttcgggtagtggtcatatcacctcttgtctgcaactccgattctctacctccccgtggtcgtggtgctagctggggtgcgagcaaccttagcggagatcgggtacccaaccccggtggatgctttggtcgcatgcagactgagtcagggggcttcgtacgcgtctgttctccatgtcaggggcggcgtgcggagtggcaaagacccacgcgacgaaaaggtactagcgattggaaacttggaacaggaactgccgatctctaaattttgtgggcagtacccacgtgctctccaacgaattgaagagccgcaaattcgacatcgtagcgctgcaggaggtatgctggaagggctccacggtacgaacgtacccaggtggtcgtgccatctaccagagctgcggcaacacacacgagcttggaacagcttttatagtgatgggaaagatgcaaaagcgcgtgatcgggtggtggctgatcaactcacgaatgtgccggttgagaatcaagggtaggttcttcaacatcagcatcatcaacgtgcacagccctcacctcggaagtaccggtgacgacaaagacgaattctacgcgcagctggggcgtgaatacgaccgttgcccaaaacatgatatcaagatcgtcaccggggattttaacgctcaggtcggccaggaggaggaatttaaaccgacaattggaaggttcagtgcgcaccagctgaccaacggaAACGGCCTCATactgatagatttcgccgcctccaaacgaatggctgtagtacctttttccagcaccgcctcccacacaagtacacctggaaatcaccgtaccaaacgcaatcacagatcgaccacgttttgattgacagccggcacttctcggacatcatcgacgtcagatcctgtcgaggcgccaacatcgagtcagactatctggtgatggtgaagatgcgtccaaaactctccgttgtgaacaacacacgcaaccggcgcccgcctcggttcaATATCGCGCGTCTGAAGCAACCTggggtcgcggcagactacgcgtaatcggtcgaagcagcgctaccggagaacgtcatcggttatgtggagcgaactcgacggaacgactagttcgacgaggagtgtaggagggtgatggacgaagagaatgccgcgcgggcggcagtagtgcaaagaggcatctgtcgaaatgtggaaaatcaacgacagcggaagaggcagcgagtccgaattttccaggagaaaaagcgccgcctggaggaggaggagctcgaggagctggagaagctgcatcgttcccaagaaacacgaaagttctatcagaaactcaacgcatcccgcaaaggcttcgtgccgcaagccgaaatgtgccgggataaggacgggagtatcctgacggacaatcgtgaggtgatcaaaaggtggaagcagcacttcgatgaacacctgaacggcgcacatgcaggagatcgaaacggtgggggaaggtacatcgccggcgtagccaacgacgaagacgagccactcccaacgatgagtgaagttaaggaagccattcgccagctgaatagaaacaagtcggctgggaaggatggcatcgcagctgaactcatcaaaatgggctcggacaggttggccgattgcctacaccggttgataatccggatctgggacatagaacagctaccggaggagtggaaggagggggtaatatgccccatctacaagaaggccgacaaattggactgtgagaactaccgagcgatcactgtcctcaatgccgcctacaaagtgttgtcccgaatcctactctgcagcctaacgccacaagcaaacagattagtgagaagtcatcaggccggcttcatggagggacggtcaacgacggaccagatattcacattacggcaaatcctccaaaaatgccgggagcaccaagtccctacgcaccatctgttcatcgacttcaaagcagcatacgacacgatcgaccgtaacgagctatggaaaatcatggccTAGAACGGCTTtcccgggaagctgatcagactgatcaaggcgacgatggatggaacgcagtgctgtgtgcggatctcgggtgaattgtcgaattcattcgaatcgcgcagggggcttcgacaaggtgatggtctatcctgcatgatgttcaacgtggcgctagaaggtgttattcgacgagcggttggcgaaatgcggggcacgattttcaacagattttccgatgacattgatatagtcggcagatcatctgcggcagTGGAGGatatctaccgcaaactgaaacgcgaagcaggaaggattgggtttttttttttttttttttttaaatatatctttatttgtaccaattcatcattacatttatattacattaatacattaaattaggtgttcagttcaataatgaactttcagagccctatagttaaataatcactaacatttatttatttgacttaaatttgctgagcgcaatcaagcatttttataaaggagaacatcctgtcgtgtaaaacatattttaaacttaaaactaaaaactaaagctatcctaaaattaaactaattgtagagagagcgaatctctgcgatgaaagactgcatcgatttgcctctgaagttggagattattttgttggccatctcttcgatagtttcaatgcctgcaatccgatgaagatcttcggtgctgtgccaaggtggaagccgcaaaatcattttcagaaccttgttctgaatcctctggatggccttcttCCGTCGCGCcttcgtcgcgcagcagctagaccaaatcggaactgcatacattatcgctggtcggaatacctgtttgtagattaacatcttatttcgcagacacaacctggatttcctattgatgagagaataaagagatttagtatatttattacacttagattgaatatcttcaatgtgatttttaaaagtaagattccgatcaagtgtaagtctcAAGTACTTCACGttatcagaccattctaatgaaaccccattaaaagttatggaatgattttcattaggttttaaaaaatttgctcttggcttatggggaaataaaataagttgagttttggaagcgttaggagaaattttccacattttcaagtaattcaaaaaggaatttaaattttgttgcaatctactgcgtaccacccgtaaattccgacctttggctgaaagcaaagtatcgtcagcaaataatcttctaccttttccttctgggacatcaggaagatcagaagtaaaaatattgtataaaataggcccaagtatactaccctgagggacaccagctctaatgggtatcctttcagagcatgaattttgatagcttacttgcaaagttcggctagtcaaataattttgaataattttggtgagatatacaggaaaatcaaatcgagctaatttagctactaaacctttgtgccaaacactgtcaaaagctttttcaatatcaaggagagcaacaccagttgaataaccctcagatttgctagcgttaatcatattagttacactcaaaagttgatgtgtagttgaatgtccatgacgaaaaccaaattgttcatcagggaaaatagaattctgattaatgtgaatcatcattctattcaaaataattctctcaaatagtttacttaaagaaggaagcaaactaattggtcgataacttgaaggctctgaagcactttttccaggtttcaaaattggagttactttggcatttttccatttattgggaaaataagccaagtgaaaacatttattgaagattttaactaaaaaatttaaagtgctttcagccaactttttaataagaatatagaaaatcccatctttccccggggctttcatatttttaaattttttgaaaatcaatttaagttcatcaatatttgtctcacaagaactttcaaacacaatttgcttagaaagaatatcatcaaattctagggaaatttgagcatcaattggacttataacgtttaaattaaaatcatgagcagactcaaattgttgggctaatttttgagctttttctgaattagttaaaagaagtttatccccatctttcaaagtaggaattggcttctggggctttttcagaattttagttaatttccaaaatggctttgagtagggttttatgtcctctactgctttagcaaattttcattacgaatgaaatttaaacgacgtttgatttctttttgaaggtcgcaataaataaattttaaataaggatccctagtacgttgatattggcgtcgacgaatgtttttcagtcgtatcaaaaactgaagatcatcatcaattaaaggttgattaaatttatgtttaactttaggtattgaagcggctttagcatcgactattgaagttgtcaaattttctatagccaaatcaatatcttctattgaattcagtggaacgtttacatctaaattacgttcaataaaattcatatatcgctcccagttagccttttgaaaattaaaagttgattttaaagggttttcaatgggactttgggataaagaaaatgttactggaaggtggtctgaatcgaggtccgcatgagtaactaattgactacaatgctcgcctaaatccgttagaaccaaatcaattgtggagggatttctaattgaagaaaaacaagtatgcccattaggatattcaacagtataataacctgcagagcagtcattaaacaaaatattcccatttgaatttgatgaaatattattccaagatcggtgttttgcattaaagtcaccaataataaaaaatttagatttatttctggtgagtttttgtaaatctcccttcaaaaaatttttctgttcaccgctacattgaaagggcaaatatgcggcaactattataattttccccatagaagtttctaattcaattccaattgtttctaagacttttgtattgaaagaaggaagaagtctaaatttgagacgactattgatgacaatagctacacccccaccttgtcgatcaagtcgatcatttcgtaaaattttaaagaaagcattgcttttcaagttattgtctggctttaaaaaagtttcagtgatggcagcaa is a window encoding:
- the LOC129740652 gene encoding UDP-glycosyltransferase UGT5-like isoform X1, producing MIKPTLALIVAVVVLAKIVSTSAENILFLQTLSSKSHHIWNKQIIDRLYDNGHNLTILSFFEEKSIPGKTFLVAADFMGKIMAEYSDWDYTAEVDPFINIKQMYDYYSLASRIISEENAFLELLKYPKTFRFDLIVHDFTMGQFLLGLVEYFGNPPLVSVTAFNIPSYAITLADAPLMTTYMPHYTAEFTNRMTFIERVKNTLFWAFDIFYRSQVYMRGENSLSRKIFGQETTSLNAIEKRSDLILVNCDFSMDYYQPLPPNVIPVAGLHVFRKEDISPVIKQFIARANKGVILLSFGTIFATEMLGEQVNKAIMDVFRGMSDYGFIWKHGDPASLGVMPPNVLVLPWVPQAAVLSNQRTRLLISHGGLLSLQEASWYGVPVVAVPFFVDQQSNADKLERTGVGAKLLPKDINEENLRKSILKVVENESYRTNMKLRSQRFRSQPEHPLDRAIFWIEKVIENKGLGYLRSPGHDMSLVVLYGLDMIGVVLLVLLLVYSLLRKCAAKVSGQKSTKPSKSKKE